Part of the Candidatus Diapherotrites archaeon genome is shown below.
GCTGCGTGCTCGTCCGCGCGCGGACCGCGGTCGCCAGACGAGCGTGAGCGAGGCGCTCGCGGAGGCCCTGCGGTGCCAGCACGGCGAGCACCCCTCGTGGTCCTACACACTGCACGCCGAGAACCTCCTCGCCCTTTCGCGCGAGCGGGCGGAGCTCGCTCCGGTGCCGTCGGTCTCGACGCTGCGCCGCTGGATGAAGGCCAACGGGCTCTACAAGCAAAGGCGCCGGTGCGAGAGGGACACCCCGGGCGCGCGCCGGGCGGCGGAGCGCTTCGAGCTGCTCGAGGTGCGCAGCTTCGAGTCGAGCCACGTGCACGCGCTCTGGCACCTGGACTTCCACCGCGCGTCGCGGCGCGTGCTCACCTCGGAGGGCCGCTTCGTCGCGGCGCAGCTCCTGGGGATCGTGGACGACCGCTCACGGCT
Proteins encoded:
- a CDS encoding IS481 family transposase, whose amino-acid sequence is MSRDHHQRRDAWSRLRFSIVSSLLASPPESGELGDALAELAAKVWRHPLSGDPVRFGFSTIERWYYAARSAPQDPIGALRARPRADRGRQTSVSEALAEALRCQHGEHPSWSYTLHAENLLALSRERAELAPVPSVSTLRRWMKANGLYKQRRRCERDTPGARRAAERFELLEVRSFESSHVHALWHLDFHRASRRVLTSEGRFVAAQLLGIVDDRSRL